A genomic region of Leptotrichia hofstadii contains the following coding sequences:
- a CDS encoding DUF6290 family protein: MITVSINAHPDIEDKINNYVKENNINLNQVMLDLILEKIEDEEDYKLAVEAYEEYKLNKEKAISFEDLVKKMGLENEI; the protein is encoded by the coding sequence ATGATAACCGTTTCTATAAATGCTCATCCTGACATAGAAGATAAAATAAACAACTATGTTAAGGAAAACAATATCAATTTAAACCAAGTAATGTTAGATTTAATTCTTGAAAAAATCGAAGATGAAGAGGACTACAAATTGGCTGTTGAAGCTTATGAAGAATATAAGTTAAACAAGGAAAAAGCAATTTCATTTGAAGATTTAGTAAAAAAAATGGGATTGGAAAATGAAATATAA
- a CDS encoding dicarboxylate/amino acid:cation symporter — protein MKKIGLTTRIMIGLVLGIIFGLILSPFAKDPFVKDVVIDSVLAFLGGMFINLMKVMIVPLVSISLAMGAASIGDIKKLKRIGTKVLGFYFATTAIAVAIGLFVAKVSGIGKGMVHGELPKGEFKIAEQGKLIDVLLDMVPKNIINAMSDEKMLAIIVFFLLLGVAISTLGDKVKNLKVLLEESNELVLKMVELIMKVAPVGVFALISKVVASTGVDVLIRLLGFVAATLFAFVIHAGVYQVMLVTMAKVNPLRFFKKFFNVISVAFSTSSSNATIPINIETLSEKFGVSEEISSFTIPLGATVNMDGTAIMQGVAAVFIANLYNINLGPTQYLGIILTAVLASVGTAGVPGAGMLMLSLVLKQAGLPLEGIGVVIGVDRIIDMFRTAVNITGDAVCTLVVARSENEITDTEKFYN, from the coding sequence ATGAAAAAAATAGGATTAACAACCCGAATAATGATTGGACTAGTACTTGGAATTATATTTGGGCTGATACTAAGCCCTTTTGCAAAAGATCCGTTTGTGAAAGATGTTGTTATTGATTCGGTTCTTGCTTTTTTGGGAGGAATGTTCATCAATCTTATGAAAGTTATGATTGTGCCGTTAGTTTCTATTTCTCTTGCAATGGGCGCGGCTTCCATTGGAGATATAAAAAAACTTAAAAGAATTGGTACAAAGGTTTTAGGATTTTATTTTGCAACTACTGCCATTGCTGTAGCAATCGGATTATTTGTAGCAAAAGTTTCTGGAATTGGAAAGGGAATGGTTCATGGAGAACTTCCTAAAGGTGAATTTAAGATTGCGGAGCAAGGTAAACTTATTGATGTTCTGCTTGATATGGTTCCCAAAAATATCATTAATGCAATGTCAGATGAAAAAATGCTTGCAATTATAGTATTTTTTCTACTGTTGGGAGTTGCAATTTCAACTTTAGGAGATAAAGTAAAAAATTTAAAAGTTTTACTTGAAGAATCAAATGAACTTGTGTTAAAGATGGTAGAACTGATAATGAAAGTTGCGCCAGTAGGTGTATTTGCGTTAATTTCAAAAGTAGTTGCTTCAACTGGTGTGGATGTGCTGATAAGATTACTTGGATTTGTTGCGGCGACATTATTTGCATTTGTTATTCATGCAGGTGTCTATCAAGTAATGCTGGTAACTATGGCAAAGGTAAATCCATTAAGATTTTTCAAAAAATTCTTTAATGTAATATCGGTTGCATTTTCTACATCCAGCAGTAATGCAACAATTCCAATAAATATTGAAACTTTATCAGAAAAATTTGGCGTATCCGAAGAAATAAGCTCATTCACAATTCCTTTAGGAGCCACAGTAAATATGGATGGTACAGCGATTATGCAAGGTGTTGCGGCGGTCTTTATTGCAAATCTTTACAATATTAATTTAGGTCCGACACAATATTTAGGAATTATTTTAACAGCAGTGCTGGCTTCTGTCGGTACAGCAGGAGTTCCTGGAGCAGGAATGCTTATGCTGTCACTTGTGTTAAAACAGGCAGGATTACCGCTTGAAGGAATTGGAGTTGTAATTGGTGTTGACAGAATAATAGACATGTTCAGGACAGCAGTAAATATAACAGGAGATGCTGTATGTACATTGGTTGTAGCTAGAAGTGAAAATGAAATTACAGATACTGAAAAATTTTATAATTAA
- a CDS encoding HAD family hydrolase, with the protein MKIKGILFDFNGTMLFDSALQEDVWKKFLRSKIGREITNEEIHKYIHGGNNKTVLSYFFNKDFSNEEVQKLGEEKESMYRDMCLKDEKMFKLVKGLPEFLNKLKEAGIPITIATGAPISNVKFYFEHLNLGKWFDINKVVYTDGSFKGKPEPDIFLKAAKNINVDIENCAVFEDAILGIEAAKRANASKIIAVSSTLDTNKLSSIDGVSYVIKDFTEISIDNL; encoded by the coding sequence ATGAAAATAAAAGGGATATTATTTGATTTTAATGGAACAATGCTTTTTGATAGTGCTTTACAGGAAGATGTATGGAAAAAATTTTTAAGAAGCAAAATTGGTAGGGAAATAACAAATGAAGAAATTCATAAGTATATTCATGGTGGAAATAATAAAACTGTACTTTCATACTTTTTTAACAAAGATTTTTCAAATGAAGAAGTTCAAAAACTAGGAGAAGAAAAGGAAAGCATGTATCGGGATATGTGCCTAAAAGATGAGAAAATGTTCAAATTAGTAAAAGGATTGCCAGAATTTCTTAATAAGTTAAAAGAGGCTGGTATTCCAATTACTATAGCAACAGGTGCTCCGATAAGCAATGTAAAATTTTATTTTGAACATCTAAATTTGGGCAAATGGTTTGATATAAATAAAGTTGTTTATACTGACGGAAGTTTTAAAGGAAAGCCAGAACCAGATATTTTTTTGAAAGCAGCCAAAAATATAAATGTGGATATTGAAAACTGTGCAGTATTTGAAGATGCAATACTCGGAATAGAGGCGGCAAAGAGGGCAAATGCTTCAAAAATTATAGCTGTTTCTTCAACACTCGATACCAATAAATTATCATCAATTGATGGAGTTTCGTATGTCATAAAAGATTTTACGGAAATATCAATAGATAATTTGTAA